The genomic stretch CTGCTCGAGGGCGCCCCTAGGTAGGCCGCCATGGGAGGGCAGGGCTTGGGTCAGCGCTCGAGGCGGAACGCGTGGGGGAGGAGTTCGCCCAGGGTGTAGGTAGACCCTTGTCCATCCGCGCGCAGGCAGTGCACTAGGGTATCGGGTTTGGCAAATTCGGCCAGGATTTGGCGGCAGCCGCCGCAAGGGGTTCCGCCGTCTTGGGTCATCACCCAAAGCTCGAGGATTCTCCGGTCTCCCTCGGCCACCATGCGGCTCACCGCCCCCTGCTCGGCGCAGCGGGCCAGCGCGTAGGAGGCGTTTTCGACATTGACCCCCTCGAAAAGCCGGCCGCTTTCTCCCTTCACGATCGCGGCGACGGGGTAATGCGAGTAGGGAGCGTAGGCTTTGGACATCAGGCGGCGCAGGCGCGAGGCGATCTCTTCCATAGCTTTGGTTCACCCTTCTGATTTGGCGGGGGCCTCGGCAGGGTTGGGCTGGACTTGGGTCACCAGCACCTTGTCGATGCGGTTGCCGTCCATATCGACGACCTCGATCTTCAGCCTCTCGAAGGTGAAGCTTTCCCCTGCGCTGGGGATACGGCCCAACTCCGCCAGGACCAAGCCCCCCACGGTACGGTAGCGCTCCTCGTCGGGGAGCTCTTCTAGGTCAAAGAGTTCTTTGAATTCCTCGATCGGCAAGGCCCCGTCCAGGAGGTAGCTGCCGTCATCGCGGCGAACGATCCAAGGCTCATCTTCAGCCTCCTCGGCGCTGGGCAGGTCGCCCACGATGGCCTCGAGGATGTCGT from Meiothermus sp. Pnk-1 encodes the following:
- the cdd gene encoding cytidine deaminase — protein: MEEIASRLRRLMSKAYAPYSHYPVAAIVKGESGRLFEGVNVENASYALARCAEQGAVSRMVAEGDRRILELWVMTQDGGTPCGGCRQILAEFAKPDTLVHCLRADGQGSTYTLGELLPHAFRLER